A region from the Vicinamibacterales bacterium genome encodes:
- a CDS encoding type II toxin-antitoxin system PemK/MazF family toxin: protein MPTTGEPRPALVVQNDSFNPTHASVTICPITTACIDAPLFRVNVPPGERTGLKSASQVMVDKIVSVPRASIVREVGRCDEAASHAVEDALRNWLGL, encoded by the coding sequence GTGCCTACAACCGGTGAGCCCAGGCCCGCACTCGTCGTCCAGAACGACTCGTTCAATCCCACGCATGCCAGCGTGACCATCTGTCCGATCACAACGGCGTGCATCGATGCGCCGCTCTTCCGGGTCAACGTGCCGCCGGGTGAGCGCACCGGCCTGAAGTCGGCATCCCAGGTGATGGTGGACAAGATCGTGAGCGTGCCGCGCGCCAGCATCGTGCGTGAAGTCGGGCGCTGTGACGAGGCCGCATCGCATGCCGTGGAAGATGCGCTGAGAAACTGGCTCGGCCTGTAA
- a CDS encoding GxxExxY protein: MNMPQPGRDERTFAIIGAAMEVHRVLRRGFLEAIYYEALAHEFTLRDIPFTTQLPCSVEYKGQRLHGSYKLDFVCFDNVIVEVKASSATVPADYAQVLNYLAVSGHEIALLVNFGRPSLEYRRFAMSEP; this comes from the coding sequence ATGAACATGCCACAGCCCGGACGAGACGAGAGAACGTTCGCGATCATCGGCGCCGCCATGGAGGTCCATCGGGTCCTGCGCAGGGGCTTTCTCGAGGCGATCTACTACGAAGCGCTGGCTCACGAGTTCACGCTGCGCGACATCCCCTTCACGACGCAGTTGCCGTGCTCGGTGGAGTACAAGGGGCAACGGCTTCACGGCTCTTACAAGCTGGACTTCGTCTGCTTCGACAACGTGATTGTCGAGGTCAAGGCCAGTTCGGCCACCGTGCCCGCCGATTACGCGCAAGTTCTGAACTACCTTGCCGTCAGCGGCCACGAGATCGCCCTGCTGGTCAACTTCGGCCGGCCATCGCTGGAGTATCGCCGGTTCGCGATGAGCGAACCATGA
- a CDS encoding DUF6364 family protein, whose product MAKLTLSVDERIVERAKAYALAQGTSVSGLVEKLLDLVATPTGKTGDAPAVLSKLRGSLKRGSSADYHRYLARKYR is encoded by the coding sequence ATGGCCAAACTCACCCTCAGCGTGGATGAGCGCATCGTCGAGCGTGCCAAGGCTTATGCCCTGGCGCAAGGGACCTCGGTCTCCGGGCTGGTCGAAAAGCTGCTCGACCTGGTGGCCACCCCGACCGGCAAGACCGGCGACGCACCAGCCGTTCTCAGCAAGCTCCGCGGCTCACTCAAACGCGGCTCATCTGCGGACTACCACCGGTATCTCGCACGCAAGTACCGATGA
- a CDS encoding alpha/beta hydrolase domain-containing protein — translation MIRFLLVALLVSQALTGIAEAGVTRLRIERRETVLAGKPFGAAGPYEKLVGKVDFALDPSLPQNQGIVDLKLAPRNAQGLVEFSADFYLLKPVDPTRGNGRLFYEAGNRGTKRILPVFQDAANSPDPTTAAEFGNGALMRQGFSLLWMGWQWDVPEGRMRMEIPIATENGRPITGLVRGNFIPGPNANTASVADRGHLAYPVADPTSPENKLLVRRLPTDAPREIARATWRFTGPGAVTLDRSFEPGLIYDVVYRARDPRVIGVGLAGTRDIISFFKHATAAAGNPLPGITLALGWGVSQTGRFLRHFVYEGFNEDEGGQIVFDGVFDQVGGAGRGSFNHRFGQQSRDQLQHFNILYPVDMFPFTDVDQTDPETGVTDGVLRQATRSNTVPKFFHVLTDSEYFNRAGSLVHTDVTGTRDIAPPPTSRIYFIASAPHIVGAFPPAPYADPDFVGRADMNTLVYTPVIRALFRALDRWVAEGVEPPASRYPQLANGTLTTVEASGWPAIPGYARPHSPMTTYRLDFGPEWAKGIVTKEPPDIGKPFIGRVPAVDEAGNDRAGIRLPEIAVPLATHTGWNYRRASIGAPDRLASEIGSYLPLPRTRADRERTGDSRRSIAERYASREDYLGRISLAAVALVEEGFLLAEDVPAAIQRALAHYDWAAR, via the coding sequence ATGATCAGATTCTTGCTCGTGGCCCTCCTTGTCAGTCAGGCCCTTACCGGCATCGCTGAAGCAGGCGTCACGCGGCTGCGCATCGAGCGCCGCGAGACGGTGCTCGCGGGCAAGCCGTTCGGCGCCGCCGGTCCGTACGAGAAACTGGTCGGCAAGGTCGACTTCGCCCTCGACCCGTCTCTTCCACAGAACCAGGGTATCGTCGATCTGAAGCTGGCGCCGCGCAACGCGCAGGGCCTCGTCGAGTTCTCCGCCGATTTCTATCTGCTGAAGCCGGTTGATCCCACCCGCGGCAACGGCCGCTTGTTCTACGAGGCCGGCAATCGCGGCACCAAGCGCATCCTTCCCGTCTTCCAGGACGCCGCCAATTCACCCGATCCGACGACGGCCGCGGAGTTTGGCAATGGTGCGCTGATGCGACAAGGCTTCTCGCTGCTGTGGATGGGATGGCAATGGGACGTGCCCGAAGGCCGGATGCGGATGGAGATTCCCATCGCCACCGAGAACGGCCGGCCGATCACCGGACTGGTGCGCGGCAACTTCATTCCCGGCCCCAACGCGAACACCGCCTCGGTGGCTGACCGCGGACATCTCGCCTACCCGGTTGCCGATCCCACGAGTCCCGAGAACAAGCTGCTCGTCCGGCGGCTGCCCACCGATGCTCCGAGGGAGATCGCGCGGGCCACATGGCGCTTCACCGGCCCGGGCGCGGTGACCCTGGATCGCAGCTTCGAGCCCGGCCTCATCTACGACGTGGTCTATCGCGCCCGCGACCCCCGCGTGATTGGAGTGGGCCTGGCCGGGACGCGCGACATCATCAGCTTCTTCAAGCACGCGACGGCCGCGGCGGGCAATCCGCTTCCGGGCATCACGCTCGCCTTGGGCTGGGGCGTGTCGCAGACCGGCCGCTTCCTGCGCCATTTCGTCTACGAGGGGTTCAACGAAGACGAGGGCGGACAGATCGTGTTCGACGGGGTGTTCGACCAGGTCGGCGGCGCCGGCCGCGGATCGTTCAACCACCGCTTCGGGCAGCAGTCACGCGACCAGCTCCAGCACTTCAACATTCTCTATCCCGTGGACATGTTCCCCTTCACGGACGTGGACCAGACGGATCCGGAGACCGGCGTTACCGACGGCGTCTTGCGCCAGGCGACCCGGAGCAACACGGTTCCGAAGTTCTTCCACGTGCTGACCGACTCCGAGTACTTCAACCGGGCCGGCTCGCTGGTGCACACCGATGTCACCGGCACGCGCGACATCGCGCCACCGCCGACCAGCCGCATCTACTTCATCGCCTCTGCTCCGCACATCGTCGGGGCCTTTCCTCCTGCGCCGTACGCGGATCCGGACTTCGTCGGCCGCGCCGACATGAACACGCTGGTCTACACGCCGGTGATTCGCGCCCTGTTCCGCGCGCTCGATCGCTGGGTGGCGGAAGGCGTGGAGCCGCCAGCGAGCCGCTATCCCCAGCTGGCCAACGGCACGCTCACGACCGTGGAGGCGTCTGGCTGGCCGGCCATTCCCGGCTACGCGCGGCCACACTCGCCGATGACAACCTACCGCCTGGATTTCGGGCCCGAGTGGGCGAAGGGCATCGTCACGAAGGAGCCGCCAGACATCGGCAAGCCGTTCATTGGCCGCGTGCCGGCCGTGGATGAAGCCGGCAACGATCGCGCCGGCATCCGGCTGCCGGAGATTGCCGTGCCGCTGGCCACGCACACCGGGTGGAATTACCGCCGCGCGTCGATCGGCGCGCCCGACCGGCTGGCGAGCGAGATTGGATCATACTTGCCGCTGCCGCGCACCCGCGCAGACCGCGAACGCACCGGCGACAGCCGCAGGTCGATCGCGGAACGCTACGCGAGCCGCGAAGACTACCTCGGCCGCATCTCGCTGGCCGCCGTGGCGTTGGTCGAAGAGGGGTTCCTGCTGGCCGAGGACGTGCCCGCCGCGATCCAGCGGGCGCTGGCTCATTATGACTGGGCCGCAAGATAG
- a CDS encoding alpha/beta fold hydrolase, which yields MKRLLSLIAACLAVAVGAGACLVDRAIHRPRTALTADNHARAADLATSLGAVLETVSVTAGDGATLQGWLFTPGNSNGDTVMLLHGITSNRAGMLPRARALLERGYRALALDGRGHGDSGGDLVTFGALESGDMRGWIAWVRQRATNGCVFLLGDSLGAAVALQSADAPGVCGVIAQSAFANMREIAFDRVGQQLRTGAWVGRSVLRPGIEAGLLYARVRYGVDLGAASALAAVSRPGAPVLVIHGELDDNAPARHARMLGQANPSRVTTWIVPGGAHGGFGAGEPDYDTRLFEFLARTRKTG from the coding sequence TTGAAGCGACTCCTCTCCCTGATCGCCGCCTGCCTGGCCGTTGCGGTTGGCGCCGGCGCCTGCCTTGTTGACCGCGCCATCCATCGCCCCCGGACCGCGCTCACGGCAGACAACCACGCGCGCGCCGCGGACCTCGCCACCTCGCTTGGCGCGGTGCTCGAGACGGTGTCGGTGACGGCCGGCGATGGCGCGACGCTGCAAGGCTGGCTCTTCACACCAGGGAATTCGAACGGCGACACGGTGATGCTCCTGCATGGCATCACCAGCAATCGCGCCGGCATGCTGCCGAGGGCCAGGGCGCTCCTGGAACGGGGCTACCGCGCGCTGGCCCTCGACGGACGCGGCCACGGCGACAGCGGCGGCGATCTCGTGACGTTCGGTGCGCTGGAGTCCGGCGACATGCGCGGCTGGATTGCCTGGGTGCGCCAGCGCGCAACCAACGGCTGCGTCTTCCTGCTCGGCGATTCGCTCGGCGCGGCGGTCGCGCTGCAGTCCGCGGACGCGCCAGGGGTGTGCGGTGTGATCGCGCAATCCGCGTTTGCGAACATGCGCGAGATTGCGTTCGATCGCGTCGGCCAGCAACTGCGGACCGGCGCCTGGGTGGGCCGGAGCGTCCTTAGGCCCGGGATCGAGGCTGGGTTGCTCTACGCTCGTGTCCGATACGGAGTGGACCTCGGAGCGGCATCGGCACTGGCCGCGGTGTCGCGACCGGGCGCGCCGGTTCTGGTGATTCACGGCGAGTTGGACGACAACGCCCCCGCACGGCATGCCCGGATGCTGGGCCAGGCCAACCCAAGCCGCGTCACGACCTGGATCGTGCCCGGGGGCGCACACGGCGGGTTCGGCGCCGGCGAGCCTGATTACGACACCCGGCTGTTCGAGTTCCTGGCGAGGACGCGGAAGACCGGGTAA
- a CDS encoding cysteine synthase family protein: MRRLIGNTPLLALALRVGGEPRTIHAKYEPLNLTGSIKDRMALHILQRAYETGLIAPGDPIAEATSGNTGISFAAIGRALGHPVTVFMPDWMSSERIALIASFGASVVLVSKADGGFLGSIARADAMKAADPRTFLPHQFSNEANVDAHFTGTGPEIWLQLQGQGLTPAAFVAGVGTGGTVMGVGRYLKSKNPSVRVHPLEPAESPTLSAGHKIGHHRIQGISDEFVPPIIHFDELDAVVQANDGDAILMAQLLAQHGLAVGISSGANVIGALRVQQELGPESVVVTVLSDSNKKYLSTDLLRSEPVKPGYLTPQVEMLGFDAVNRVCEMCADPRT; encoded by the coding sequence ATGCGCCGGCTGATCGGCAACACGCCGCTCCTCGCCCTCGCCCTGCGCGTGGGCGGGGAGCCGCGCACCATCCACGCCAAGTACGAGCCCCTCAACCTCACCGGCAGCATCAAGGACCGCATGGCGCTGCACATCCTGCAGCGCGCCTACGAAACGGGCCTGATCGCGCCGGGCGATCCAATCGCCGAGGCGACCAGCGGCAATACCGGCATTTCGTTTGCCGCCATCGGCCGCGCGCTCGGGCATCCGGTCACCGTGTTCATGCCCGACTGGATGAGCAGCGAGCGCATCGCGCTGATCGCGAGCTTCGGCGCCTCCGTGGTGCTGGTGAGCAAGGCCGACGGCGGGTTCCTCGGCTCCATTGCCCGTGCCGACGCCATGAAGGCCGCCGACCCGCGCACCTTCCTGCCCCACCAGTTTTCCAATGAGGCCAACGTCGATGCCCACTTCACCGGCACCGGCCCTGAGATCTGGCTGCAACTGCAGGGACAGGGCCTGACCCCTGCCGCCTTCGTCGCGGGCGTCGGCACCGGCGGCACGGTGATGGGCGTGGGCCGCTACCTGAAATCGAAGAACCCCTCGGTCAGGGTGCATCCGCTCGAGCCGGCCGAGTCGCCGACGCTGTCGGCCGGACACAAGATCGGGCACCACCGCATCCAGGGCATCTCCGACGAATTCGTGCCGCCGATCATCCACTTCGACGAGCTGGACGCCGTGGTGCAGGCCAACGACGGCGACGCCATCCTGATGGCGCAGTTGCTGGCGCAGCACGGGCTCGCGGTGGGCATCTCCTCTGGCGCCAACGTGATTGGCGCGCTCCGCGTCCAGCAGGAGCTCGGACCGGAGTCGGTCGTCGTCACCGTGTTGAGCGACAGCAACAAGAAGTACTTGAGCACCGACCTGCTGCGCTCCGAACCCGTGAAGCCCGGGTACCTCACGCCGCAGGTTGAGATGCTCGGCTTCGATGCCGTGAACCGCGTGTGCGAGATGTGCGCCGATCCGCGCACCTAG
- a CDS encoding peptidyl-alpha-hydroxyglycine alpha-amidating lyase family protein, giving the protein MVPLRMLTFTVAALAVFPAFAQQGSQPRNDLPQPYTTTRDWGELPPGVKWAAVTAIEPAPDGTIYVVHRCFENSCAGRPEAPILKYSAGGKLLAAFGQGMLIFPHGGAVDRDGNLWMTDAGNAPGKGHQAIKFSPEGKVLMTLGRAGVSGSGPSLFDQPTDVVIAPNGDLFITDSHRNGKNNRVMHFSEDGKFIKEWGRKGSGRGELSEPHTLAMDSRGRLFVGDRENNRIVIYSQDGQVLDEWRQFGRPSGIVITGDDTMYVADSESWGTDTGAHELPGIKKGIRIGSARGGRVTAFIEDQESTAADHAGAEGIGVDAQGNVYGGVVRRRMLERHVKK; this is encoded by the coding sequence ATGGTGCCACTCCGAATGCTCACGTTCACCGTTGCGGCCCTCGCTGTCTTCCCGGCCTTCGCCCAACAGGGGAGCCAGCCCCGCAACGACCTGCCACAGCCGTACACCACGACCCGCGATTGGGGAGAGCTGCCGCCCGGCGTGAAGTGGGCGGCGGTGACCGCGATTGAGCCCGCGCCAGACGGCACCATCTACGTGGTCCATCGCTGCTTCGAGAACTCGTGCGCCGGCCGGCCCGAGGCGCCCATCCTGAAATACAGCGCCGGCGGCAAGCTCCTCGCCGCCTTCGGACAGGGCATGCTGATCTTTCCGCACGGCGGCGCCGTCGATCGTGACGGCAACCTGTGGATGACCGACGCCGGCAATGCGCCAGGCAAGGGGCACCAGGCCATCAAGTTCAGTCCCGAGGGCAAGGTGCTGATGACGCTCGGCCGGGCCGGTGTCAGCGGTTCGGGTCCCAGCCTCTTCGACCAACCCACCGACGTCGTCATCGCTCCGAACGGCGATCTGTTCATCACCGATAGTCACCGCAACGGCAAGAACAACCGCGTGATGCACTTCAGCGAGGACGGCAAGTTCATCAAGGAATGGGGCCGCAAGGGCTCCGGTCGCGGCGAGCTGAGCGAGCCGCACACCCTGGCCATGGACTCGCGCGGCCGGCTGTTCGTCGGCGACCGCGAGAACAACCGCATCGTGATCTACAGCCAGGACGGCCAGGTGCTGGACGAGTGGCGCCAGTTCGGCCGGCCCAGTGGCATCGTCATCACCGGCGACGACACGATGTATGTGGCTGATTCGGAGTCGTGGGGGACCGACACCGGCGCCCATGAACTGCCGGGCATCAAGAAGGGCATCCGCATCGGCAGCGCCCGCGGCGGGCGCGTCACCGCCTTCATCGAGGACCAGGAATCAACCGCGGCGGATCACGCCGGCGCCGAAGGCATTGGCGTGGACGCCCAGGGCAACGTCTACGGCGGTGTGGTCCGCCGCCGCATGCTGGAACGGCACGTCAAGAAGTAG
- a CDS encoding GNAT family N-acetyltransferase, which translates to MPRLTDQHDIRAILRRDPVWGVYALGDLAPAMFAKTLWFTPDLTLVLRDFGTSILFATGPGSVREALDHVTWPVHLQVQRDALDEIARHAHVESERPMWRMGWQGPPDRGCHINPGHAVRLGADDVPALQRLYADGDATGEAPDFFFPSMVTAGAFRGIYEDGALAAAAGTHLLSREEGAAAIGNVYTRRDCRGRGLGRLVTSAVVASLAGIQTVGLNVRADNEPALRLYEALGFVRHCPFYEALATARY; encoded by the coding sequence ATGCCTCGCCTGACCGACCAGCACGACATCCGCGCGATCCTGCGCCGCGACCCGGTGTGGGGTGTCTATGCGCTTGGGGATCTCGCGCCCGCGATGTTCGCCAAGACCCTGTGGTTCACCCCGGACCTCACGCTCGTGCTGCGCGATTTCGGCACCAGCATCCTCTTCGCGACCGGACCTGGCAGCGTCCGCGAGGCGCTCGATCACGTCACCTGGCCCGTGCACCTGCAAGTGCAGCGCGACGCGCTGGATGAGATTGCACGCCACGCCCACGTGGAGAGCGAGCGCCCGATGTGGCGCATGGGCTGGCAGGGTCCACCCGACCGCGGATGCCACATCAACCCTGGACACGCCGTGCGCCTCGGCGCGGACGATGTGCCGGCGCTGCAGCGGCTCTATGCCGACGGCGACGCCACCGGCGAGGCGCCTGACTTCTTCTTTCCGTCAATGGTGACGGCGGGCGCGTTTCGCGGCATCTACGAAGACGGCGCCCTGGCGGCGGCCGCCGGCACGCACTTGTTGTCGAGGGAAGAAGGCGCGGCGGCGATCGGCAACGTCTATACCCGCCGGGATTGCCGGGGCCGCGGATTGGGCCGCCTGGTCACCAGCGCAGTGGTCGCGTCACTTGCCGGCATCCAAACGGTTGGCCTTAACGTCCGTGCCGACAACGAGCCGGCGCTGCGGCTGTACGAAGCGCTGGGATTCGTCCGCCACTGTCCGTTTTACGAGGCGTTAGCCACGGCCAGGTATTAG
- a CDS encoding PIN domain-containing protein — MKRVLLDVNVVLDVLLDRAPFADASSAIWAAVEQGQAEGLLSAHAVTTLHYLNAKAVGVRMARETTDALLSVFAVASVDGAVLNAALALNWTDFEDAVTAAAAKRAKCDALVTRNPSDFKGSPVRVLTPSEAAAWLASR, encoded by the coding sequence ATGAAGCGCGTGCTGCTCGACGTCAATGTCGTGCTCGATGTGCTGCTGGATCGCGCGCCATTTGCGGATGCCTCGTCGGCCATCTGGGCGGCGGTTGAGCAGGGACAGGCCGAGGGGTTGCTTTCGGCCCATGCCGTCACGACCCTGCACTATTTGAACGCAAAGGCGGTTGGCGTTCGGATGGCAAGGGAAACCACCGACGCGTTGCTCTCGGTTTTTGCGGTAGCCAGCGTGGACGGTGCCGTGCTGAACGCAGCTCTAGCCTTGAATTGGACCGATTTCGAGGACGCGGTCACGGCGGCGGCCGCCAAGCGCGCGAAGTGTGATGCCCTGGTTACGCGAAATCCCAGCGACTTCAAGGGCTCGCCCGTACGGGTGCTCACCCCTTCTGAAGCCGCGGCGTGGCTCGCTTCCCGATGA
- a CDS encoding NHL repeat-containing protein — protein sequence MIGSALLLAALAAATFTFSTLAGTPGSVVNSQDGVGTSAQFDAPRGVAVDRAGNIYVADTRNNTVRKVSPSGEVTTLAGTPGLEGLVNGAGAAARFNEPFGLAVGDAGTVYVADASNNAIRKITADGVVSTVAGGGGAGSTDGTGTAARLDEPRGVALDVNGTLYVSDYDNHLIRKVSPAGVVTTLAGRADQPGNADGIGTAASFRGPMGIAVDATGIVYVADTGNRAVRRITTAGTVTTLALTGSSLSEPRGIAVDAAGVITIADYGSHTIRSIAANGAVTTLAGALSNPGTTDATGSAARFHFPSSIAATNAGVIYVADTENDAIRAIASGAVVATIAGQAGRTSSVDGQGAAARFEDPFSAAVDADGVVFIADSAAHVIRRITPDGTVTTYAGTPGSYGSADGTGAAARFYSPFGVAADRAGNLYVADSFNSTVRKIAPGGIVTTLAGAARSRGHTDGTGAAARFDQPFGIAADGNGTVYVSDATANTIRKITAAGVVSTLAGQGGSAGSADGTGTSARFTVPYGIAVDTAGTVFVVDHGNHTIRRVTAEGVVSTLAGTAGSAGSADGTGAASRFRYPSGVAVDREGNVFVADTDNHLIRQVTPSGEVTTVGGSGSPGSTDGVGTAARFFNPKGVAADAAGRIYVADRSNHTVRLGTR from the coding sequence ATGATCGGTTCGGCGCTCTTGCTCGCGGCCCTGGCCGCCGCCACCTTCACCTTTTCAACGCTTGCCGGCACGCCCGGCTCCGTCGTCAACAGCCAGGACGGCGTGGGCACTTCCGCGCAGTTTGACGCACCGCGCGGGGTGGCCGTCGATCGAGCGGGCAACATCTACGTGGCCGACACCCGGAACAACACCGTTCGCAAAGTCTCGCCCTCAGGCGAGGTCACGACCCTCGCCGGCACGCCGGGCCTCGAAGGCCTGGTCAACGGCGCCGGAGCGGCCGCGCGTTTCAACGAACCGTTCGGCCTCGCCGTGGGCGACGCGGGCACTGTCTACGTAGCCGACGCCTCCAACAACGCGATTCGCAAGATTACGGCCGACGGCGTGGTCTCGACCGTCGCCGGCGGTGGTGGCGCGGGTTCGACCGACGGCACCGGCACGGCCGCGCGGCTGGATGAGCCCCGAGGCGTGGCGCTCGACGTCAACGGCACGCTCTACGTCTCCGACTACGACAACCACCTGATCCGCAAAGTCTCGCCGGCCGGTGTCGTCACCACGCTGGCCGGACGCGCGGACCAGCCGGGTAACGCTGATGGCATTGGCACTGCCGCTTCATTCCGCGGCCCCATGGGCATTGCCGTGGACGCCACGGGCATCGTCTACGTCGCCGACACCGGCAATCGCGCCGTCCGCCGCATCACCACCGCTGGCACTGTGACGACGCTGGCGTTGACCGGTTCGTCGCTGAGCGAACCACGCGGGATCGCGGTGGATGCCGCGGGCGTCATCACCATCGCCGACTACGGCTCGCACACCATTCGCTCGATCGCCGCGAACGGCGCGGTAACGACCCTCGCGGGCGCACTCTCTAATCCCGGGACGACGGATGCGACCGGATCCGCGGCGCGGTTCCACTTCCCTTCCAGCATCGCGGCGACCAACGCTGGTGTGATTTACGTCGCCGATACAGAGAACGACGCCATTCGCGCGATCGCGTCCGGTGCGGTCGTCGCCACCATTGCAGGACAGGCCGGCCGCACCAGCAGCGTCGATGGACAAGGCGCTGCCGCCCGCTTCGAAGATCCGTTTTCGGCCGCGGTTGACGCCGATGGCGTCGTCTTCATCGCCGACAGCGCCGCGCACGTCATCCGGCGCATCACGCCGGATGGGACGGTGACCACCTACGCCGGCACGCCCGGATCGTACGGCAGCGCCGACGGCACGGGCGCCGCCGCGCGCTTCTACTCGCCGTTCGGCGTCGCGGCGGATCGAGCCGGCAACCTCTACGTGGCCGACAGCTTCAACAGCACGGTCCGCAAGATCGCGCCCGGCGGCATCGTGACGACGCTGGCCGGCGCCGCGCGGTCCCGGGGCCACACTGACGGCACCGGCGCGGCCGCGCGATTCGATCAGCCGTTCGGCATCGCGGCGGATGGCAACGGCACCGTCTACGTCTCTGATGCCACGGCCAACACCATCCGCAAGATAACGGCCGCTGGCGTGGTGTCTACACTGGCGGGACAGGGCGGCTCGGCCGGCAGCGCGGATGGCACGGGCACGAGCGCCAGGTTCACGGTGCCCTACGGCATCGCGGTGGACACGGCGGGCACGGTGTTCGTCGTGGACCACGGCAACCACACGATTCGCCGCGTCACCGCGGAGGGCGTCGTCTCGACGCTGGCCGGAACGGCGGGTAGCGCCGGATCCGCGGACGGAACCGGCGCCGCGAGCCGGTTTCGGTATCCATCTGGAGTGGCGGTTGATCGCGAGGGGAACGTGTTCGTCGCCGATACCGACAACCACCTGATTCGGCAGGTCACCCCGTCAGGCGAGGTGACGACGGTGGGCGGTTCGGGCAGCCCGGGATCAACCGACGGTGTCGGCACGGCAGCGCGGTTCTTCAATCCGAAGGGCGTTGCCGCTGATGCTGCCGGTCGCATCTACGTAGCCGACCGTAGCAACCACACCGTTCGGCTCGGCACACGCTAG
- a CDS encoding DEAD/DEAH box helicase — translation MPFVSLGLTPSLCNPLAKLGYTTPTPVQLKSIPIVLTGRDLLARAQTGTGKTAAFGLPMIQRLQIVGGAAAGTRKPRALVLVPTRELALQVHKSLTTYGVPANLRVTAIFGGVSIIPQKRDLQRGTDIIVATPGRLLDHMEQRTVDLSGVEILTLDEADRMLDMGFMPPLRRILKVLPRERQTLLFSATISQDVVRLSADFTRDPMRVDVSEGQVMAQTVTHQVHPVSDQRKGDLLTHILLQKPAGQALVFCKTKHGSNRVGQYLEGAGIKAAVIHGNKSQGARTKALGDFKAGHVNVLVATDIAARGLDIVQLPLVVNFDLPLVAEDYIHRAGRTGRAGLAGRAVSLVSPADRDLLRDIQRLLPSPVEHVVIEGFPTTAGSHEALPEAGRRHQGGRNSRGSSGPRSGARQGSGGPGRRPASRSGRFGARS, via the coding sequence ATGCCGTTCGTGTCTCTCGGGCTCACGCCCTCACTTTGTAATCCGCTCGCCAAACTGGGCTACACCACGCCCACGCCGGTGCAGCTCAAGTCCATTCCGATCGTCCTCACGGGCCGCGACCTGCTGGCCCGCGCCCAGACCGGCACCGGCAAGACCGCCGCGTTCGGCCTGCCGATGATCCAGCGGCTGCAGATCGTTGGCGGCGCTGCGGCTGGGACGCGCAAGCCGCGCGCGCTCGTGCTGGTGCCGACGCGAGAGCTCGCGCTCCAGGTGCACAAGTCACTGACCACTTACGGTGTGCCCGCGAACCTGCGCGTCACCGCCATCTTCGGCGGCGTCTCGATCATCCCGCAGAAGCGAGACCTTCAGCGCGGCACCGACATCATCGTCGCCACGCCGGGCCGCCTGCTCGATCACATGGAGCAGCGCACGGTTGACCTCTCGGGCGTGGAGATTCTCACGCTGGACGAGGCGGACCGCATGCTCGACATGGGCTTCATGCCGCCGCTGCGTCGCATCCTGAAGGTGCTGCCGCGCGAGCGCCAGACGCTGCTGTTCTCGGCGACCATTTCCCAGGACGTGGTCCGGCTGTCGGCCGACTTCACGCGCGACCCGATGCGGGTTGACGTGTCCGAGGGCCAGGTGATGGCACAGACGGTGACGCACCAGGTGCATCCGGTATCGGATCAGCGCAAGGGCGACCTGCTGACGCACATCCTGCTGCAGAAGCCGGCGGGGCAGGCCCTGGTGTTCTGCAAGACCAAGCACGGCTCGAACCGCGTCGGCCAGTACCTCGAAGGCGCCGGCATCAAGGCGGCCGTGATTCACGGCAACAAGAGCCAGGGCGCGCGCACCAAGGCGCTGGGCGACTTCAAGGCCGGGCATGTCAACGTGCTCGTCGCCACCGACATCGCCGCACGCGGGCTCGACATCGTCCAGTTGCCGCTGGTGGTGAACTTCGATCTGCCGCTGGTGGCCGAGGACTACATCCACCGCGCGGGACGCACCGGCCGCGCCGGCCTCGCCGGTCGCGCGGTGTCGCTGGTATCGCCGGCGGATCGCGATCTGCTGCGGGACATCCAGCGCCTGTTGCCGTCGCCGGTCGAGCACGTGGTGATCGAAGGCTTCCCGACCACGGCGGGGTCGCACGAGGCGTTGCCGGAAGCGGGCCGCCGTCACCAGGGCGGCAGGAACAGTCGTGGGTCCAGTGGACCCCGATCGGGCGCGCGTCAGGGGTCCGGTGGACCCGGACGCCGTCCGGCATCGCGGTCGGGACGCTTCGGCGCGCGTTCCTAG